Proteins from one Daphnia pulicaria isolate SC F1-1A chromosome 3, SC_F0-13Bv2, whole genome shotgun sequence genomic window:
- the LOC124329391 gene encoding replication factor A protein 1-like isoform X2: protein MLLLASKYFVSMIMENGKTMEKISVSIKCLVFGKSAVNQTSSVKYTILLSDGSGTIKAEGWGQPGLAFFESVIVGLCYSLSSFAIRDLKERFFKFSWLKNPLYISVRSSSKAIPDADIDIEDFNWDFISLRALSRKGQGETFAIVGAVIDDSGDIVINVNNRNLTKRDITITDQLNVKVIVTMWARAAQFVQALHYSNQDSPVVAFCGVRRNMFPQKHSLVVIDCFDDTFIDFSPVCRQAQEIQDYLIRTKKEQDTVAIPENSEDKSRK, encoded by the exons ATGTTGTTACTCGCCAGCAAATACTTTGTTTCCATGATcatggaaaatggaaaaacaatggaaaaaatcTC GGTGTCCATCAAGTGTCTGGTGTTTGGCAAAAGTGCCGTAAACCAAACATCATCAGtgaaatacaccattttactGAGTGATGGATCGGGAACAATAAAGGCTGAAGGCTGGGGTCAACCTGGTTTGGCCTTCTTCGAATCTGTTATT GTCGGCTTATGTTATAGCTTATCTAGCTTTGCCATTAGGGATCTCAAGgagagattttttaaattttcctggTTAAAGAATCCCCTTTATATATCCGTGAGATCCTCTTCCAAAGCCATTCCGGATGCGGATATTGATATAGAAGACTTCAACTGGGATTTCATTTCACTTAGGGCGTTAAGTAGAAAAGGACAAG ggGAAACGTTCGCCATTGTAGGGGCCGTCATCGACGATTCGGGGGACATCGTTATCAATGTCAACAACAGAAACCTAACAAAGAGGGACATTACAATTACCGATCAGCTTAACGTAAAg GTCATCGTTACCATGTGGGCCAGGGCCGCCCAATTTGTCCAAGCCCTACACTATAGCAATCAAGATTCCCCCGTGGTTGCCTTTTGTGGGGTGCGCCGGAACATGTTTCCGCAGAAGCATTCGTTGGTTGTCATCGATTGCTTCGATGACACCTTTATTGAT TTTTCACCGGTATGCCGCCAAGCGCAAGAAATTCAAGATTACTTGATCAGGACTAAAAAGGAGCAAGATACAGTTGCCATTCCTGAGAATTCAGAggataaatcaagaaaatga